The following coding sequences lie in one Vanessa atalanta chromosome 1, ilVanAtal1.2, whole genome shotgun sequence genomic window:
- the LOC125066938 gene encoding phospholipid scramblase 3-like, giving the protein MEAGNTAATGIELLKTLDRVLIREQSGSYVNNKYVVLTAEGAVLLYAKEDSGILNRVLVGKSRAFEIDVFDTNDKEVIKIRRPYTVGPDKMDVALCGQAAAVVRKEVTFFKPVLSINDVNDHPVVRVKGPVSISSECNFELYSTDKKRIGDIGKRWSGLARAPAADRDSFAIRFPVDLDVRYKAAIISTCFLIDFLFYEN; this is encoded by the exons ATGGAAGCCGGCAATACAGCTGCTACTG GTATCGAATTGCTGAAGACTCTGGATCGCGTTTTGATAAGGGAGCAGTCTGGATCCTACGTCAATAACAAATACGTGGTGCTGACCGCAGAGGGCGCTGTTTTGCTGTACGCGAAGGAAGACTCGGGAATTTTAAACAGAGTGCTGGTCGGCAAGAGCAGAGCGTTTGAAATCGACGTATTTGATACTAACGATAAAGAA GTGATAAAAATCCGTCGGCCGTACACCGTCGGTCCAGATAAGATGGATGTAGCGCTCTGCGGGCAGGCTGCTGCGGTCGTGAGGAAGGAGGTCACCTTCTTCAAGCCGGTGCTGTCTATCAACGATGTCAACGATCACCCCGTAGTGAGGGTCAAGGGACCGGTGTCCATATCATCTGAATGCAACTTTGAG TTATATTCCACTGACAAGAAACGTATCGGGGACATCGGCAAGCGCTGGAGCGGCCTcgcgcgcgcgcccgccgccgacCGGGACAGCTTCGCCATCCGCTTCCCGGTAGACCTCGACGTGCGCTACAAAGCTGCGATCATTAGCACTTGCTTTCTCATT GATTTCTTGTTCTATGAAAATTGA